A window of Halobellus sp. LT62 contains these coding sequences:
- a CDS encoding histidine kinase N-terminal 7TM domain-containing protein: MFSSFPWLAAVSLLSGVISLGFMWYLWPYRNRLGGRFFIATIACEALWALSYGVALFVFDPALRELFEIPIWFSINFIGVLFLAFALEYTGRQNVLRSKAMAGVVGLQVLHTLVVITNSLHHIAWSGYRIEPTLGAATVVYAHQPWLFVNAAGFILMIAVGSFLLADTVFSYGPLYRSQAAAIAVSPIFPGVPFLLWLAEVGATPPLNLTPLVFPIHLAFDMYAFFSREMFEMVPAARRTADRAAIENLGSPVIIVDSGGRIIECNDEAARLVDVKIGDLLGRRFEEVLPEIDPAGGKQTLSRQLDGRNRTYAVTTAPLTDATGTSVGDTVVCQDITEERQREQRLAVLNRVLRHNLRNDLNVVQGYLDIAADRTEDAETTEMIRTAAENTAGVVELGEKARQIEQALRADAATEAVALRPLLETIREELAATYPNASVDIDVPESAAVRGTRPLVDVVFRNVLENALEHADSASPTATVRAVDSASDGPSLTVEVGDDGPGIPKHELAVLDDTEETALEHGSGLGLWIVTWGVDALGGGVEFDVSERGTRVFLELPRAALRSGGAVSDGDA; encoded by the coding sequence GTGTTCTCCTCGTTCCCGTGGTTGGCGGCTGTCTCCTTGCTCTCGGGGGTGATCTCGCTGGGATTTATGTGGTATCTCTGGCCGTACCGGAACCGCTTGGGCGGTCGGTTCTTCATCGCGACGATCGCCTGTGAGGCGCTGTGGGCGCTGTCGTACGGCGTCGCACTCTTTGTGTTCGATCCCGCTCTCCGAGAGCTGTTCGAGATCCCGATCTGGTTCAGTATCAATTTCATCGGGGTGCTCTTTCTCGCGTTTGCGCTGGAGTACACCGGCCGCCAGAACGTCCTCCGTTCGAAGGCGATGGCCGGCGTCGTCGGCCTACAGGTGTTGCACACGCTCGTCGTCATCACGAACTCGCTGCACCACATCGCGTGGAGCGGATACCGGATCGAGCCGACGCTCGGCGCGGCCACAGTCGTCTACGCGCACCAGCCGTGGCTGTTCGTGAACGCCGCGGGATTCATATTGATGATCGCCGTCGGCTCGTTTCTCCTCGCGGATACGGTCTTCAGCTACGGCCCGCTGTACCGATCGCAAGCGGCCGCCATCGCGGTTTCGCCGATCTTCCCGGGGGTCCCGTTTCTCCTCTGGTTGGCGGAAGTCGGCGCGACGCCCCCGCTGAATCTCACCCCGCTCGTGTTCCCGATTCACTTGGCGTTCGATATGTACGCCTTCTTCTCGCGGGAGATGTTCGAGATGGTTCCAGCGGCGCGTCGAACGGCCGACCGCGCCGCCATCGAGAACCTCGGCTCACCCGTCATCATCGTCGACAGCGGCGGCCGGATCATCGAATGCAACGACGAGGCCGCTCGACTCGTGGACGTGAAAATCGGCGACCTGCTCGGACGGCGCTTCGAGGAGGTCCTCCCGGAGATCGATCCGGCCGGTGGCAAACAGACGTTGTCACGCCAGCTAGACGGACGAAACCGGACGTACGCGGTTACGACGGCCCCACTAACCGATGCCACCGGAACGTCCGTCGGCGACACCGTCGTCTGTCAGGACATCACCGAGGAGCGACAGCGCGAGCAACGGCTCGCGGTGCTCAATCGCGTGCTCAGACACAACCTCCGGAACGATCTCAACGTCGTCCAAGGGTACTTGGACATCGCGGCGGATCGGACGGAAGACGCCGAGACGACGGAGATGATTCGGACCGCCGCGGAGAACACCGCGGGCGTCGTCGAACTCGGCGAGAAGGCGCGGCAGATCGAACAGGCGCTACGGGCTGACGCCGCGACGGAAGCCGTCGCGTTGCGGCCGCTGTTGGAGACGATCCGTGAGGAGCTTGCGGCGACGTATCCGAACGCGAGCGTCGACATCGACGTCCCCGAATCCGCCGCGGTGCGCGGGACTCGACCGCTCGTCGACGTCGTGTTTCGGAACGTCCTCGAAAACGCGCTCGAACACGCCGACTCGGCGTCGCCGACAGCGACTGTTCGGGCTGTCGATTCGGCCTCCGACGGACCGTCTCTGACCGTCGAAGTCGGCGACGACGGCCCGGGAATCCCGAAACACGAACTCGCCGTTCTCGACGACACCGAGGAGACGGCGCTCGAACACGGCAGCGGCCTCGGGCTGTGGATCGTCACGTGGGGTGTCGACGCGCTCGGCGGAGGCGTCGAATTCGACGTCTCCGAGCGCGGGACGCGCGTCTTTCTCGAACTTCCGAGGGCCGCTCTCCGGTCTGGTGGGGCCGTCTCGGACGGGGATGCGTGA
- a CDS encoding NfeD family protein — MIDGLLPVALQLSIPPETLPLLLVAAGLGLSVLEALAPGAHFVVLGVALLAAGLVGLILGPLASPVVLGVLVLVFGAIALYGYREFDFYGGKGAGQTSDSTSLRGRTGRVTERVTPTAGEVKLDDGGFNPLYAARSVDGEIDVGTEIVVIDPGGGNVVTVESLSTNYDEIDRELARGRTEEEVDDSEAAGDGPESTTEDSETDATDDETDATGDGTDIDPNDSGRDEDVETETERA; from the coding sequence ATGATCGACGGACTCCTCCCGGTCGCCCTGCAGCTCTCGATTCCGCCGGAGACGCTGCCGCTGCTGCTCGTCGCCGCCGGGCTGGGACTGAGCGTCCTCGAAGCGCTCGCGCCGGGGGCGCACTTCGTCGTCCTCGGGGTCGCGCTGCTCGCCGCGGGACTGGTCGGCCTGATTCTCGGTCCGCTGGCGTCGCCGGTCGTCCTCGGTGTCCTCGTCCTCGTCTTCGGCGCGATCGCGCTCTACGGCTACCGCGAGTTCGACTTCTACGGCGGAAAGGGAGCCGGACAGACCAGCGACTCGACGAGCCTTCGCGGTCGCACCGGGCGGGTTACAGAGCGCGTCACGCCGACGGCGGGCGAGGTCAAACTCGACGACGGCGGGTTCAATCCCCTCTACGCCGCCCGCTCGGTCGACGGCGAGATCGACGTCGGAACCGAGATCGTCGTCATCGACCCCGGCGGCGGCAACGTCGTGACCGTCGAGTCTCTGTCGACGAACTACGACGAGATCGACCGCGAGCTCGCGCGGGGACGTACCGAGGAGGAGGTCGACGACAGCGAGGCCGCGGGCGATGGACCGGAGTCGACGACGGAAGACAGCGAGACCGACGCTACCGACGACGAGACCGACGCTACCGGCGACGGGACCGATATCGACCCCAACGACAGTGGCCGAGACGAGGACGTCGAAACCGAGACCGAGCGAGCGTAG
- a CDS encoding SPFH domain-containing protein yields MALGPISLQAGIGIPTIGILVLLLAIVTVYQMVEIVDAYEKKALTVFGEYRKLLEPGISFIPPFVSRTYAFDMRTQTLDVPRQEAITRDNSPVTADAVVYIKVMDAKKAFLEVDDYKRAVSNLAQTTLRAVIGDMELDDTLNKRQEINGRIRRELDEPTDEWGVRVESVEVREVNPSQDVQQAMEQQTSAERRRRAMILEAQGERRSAVEQAEGEKQSNIIRAQGEKQSQILEAQGDAISTVLRAKSAESMGERAIIEKGMESLEAIGQGESTTFVLPQELTSLLGRYGRQLTDSDVQESAGLDSLEFDSETRELLGLDDIEEILGQIDAATEMDVEELEQEAEAIKQGGGTDIRSPEEVVAEADAADESTIKDPDDVVGDATDDVPPNDSAESNDAASEEVESEDAGEADPAVETEKE; encoded by the coding sequence ATGGCACTTGGTCCCATATCGCTACAGGCAGGTATCGGTATCCCGACGATCGGGATACTGGTTCTCCTCCTCGCGATCGTCACCGTCTATCAGATGGTCGAGATCGTCGACGCCTACGAGAAGAAGGCGCTGACGGTGTTCGGCGAGTACCGCAAACTGCTGGAACCGGGTATCAGCTTCATCCCGCCGTTCGTCTCGCGGACGTACGCCTTCGATATGCGGACGCAGACGCTCGACGTCCCGCGACAGGAGGCGATCACGCGCGACAACTCCCCGGTCACCGCCGACGCGGTCGTCTACATCAAGGTGATGGACGCCAAGAAGGCGTTCCTCGAGGTCGACGACTACAAGCGGGCCGTCTCGAACCTCGCACAGACGACGCTGCGCGCGGTCATCGGCGACATGGAGCTCGACGACACGCTCAACAAGCGCCAAGAGATCAACGGGCGGATCCGCCGCGAACTCGACGAGCCGACCGACGAGTGGGGCGTCCGCGTCGAGAGCGTCGAGGTCCGCGAGGTCAACCCCTCCCAAGACGTCCAGCAGGCGATGGAGCAGCAGACGTCCGCCGAGCGTCGCCGCCGCGCGATGATCCTCGAAGCCCAGGGTGAACGCCGCTCCGCGGTCGAGCAGGCCGAGGGTGAAAAGCAGTCGAACATCATCCGCGCGCAGGGCGAAAAGCAGAGTCAGATCCTCGAAGCCCAGGGTGACGCCATCTCGACGGTGTTGCGCGCGAAGTCCGCCGAATCGATGGGCGAGCGCGCGATCATCGAGAAGGGGATGGAGAGCCTCGAAGCCATCGGGCAGGGCGAGTCGACGACGTTCGTCCTCCCGCAGGAGCTCACGAGCCTCCTCGGCCGCTACGGGCGGCAGTTGACGGACTCGGACGTGCAGGAGTCCGCCGGTCTGGACAGTCTCGAATTCGACTCCGAGACCCGGGAGCTGCTCGGCCTCGACGACATCGAGGAGATCCTCGGGCAGATCGACGCGGCCACCGAGATGGACGTCGAGGAGCTCGAACAGGAAGCGGAAGCGATCAAGCAGGGCGGCGGCACCGACATCAGGAGCCCAGAGGAGGTCGTCGCCGAGGCCGACGCGGCCGACGAATCGACGATCAAAGACCCCGACGACGTCGTCGGCGACGCGACGGACGATGTCCCGCCGAACGACTCCGCCGAGAGCAACGACGCCGCGAGCGAGGAAGTCGAGAGCGAAGACGCCGGAGAGGCCGACCCCGCGGTCGAAACCGAGAAAGAGTAG
- a CDS encoding winged helix-turn-helix transcriptional regulator, which produces MGDRRIDEEKRATLRRFAALGAASPLAGLGASGSAAADTDTTSDARDAIVGYVTSTPGAHFSKIRDDLGLGTGETQHHLGRLVDGGVLVFSRDGDYKRFFAADRFSAFEKTALGYLRRRTPRGMLIELLRDPGTSGSTLADRLDVSRATVSGYARELDEAGLLSRDDAYAVERPETVLTLVVRYADSFGPEAVSLAADADSLVRYDP; this is translated from the coding sequence ATGGGGGATCGCAGGATCGACGAGGAGAAGCGGGCAACGCTCAGGCGCTTCGCGGCGCTGGGGGCGGCGTCGCCGCTCGCGGGACTCGGTGCGAGCGGGAGCGCCGCGGCCGATACCGACACGACGAGCGACGCTCGTGACGCGATCGTCGGCTACGTCACCTCCACGCCCGGTGCGCACTTCTCGAAGATCCGCGACGACCTCGGCCTCGGAACGGGCGAGACGCAGCATCATCTCGGGCGACTCGTCGACGGCGGGGTGCTCGTGTTCTCTCGCGACGGCGACTACAAGCGCTTTTTCGCCGCCGATCGGTTCTCGGCGTTCGAGAAAACCGCGCTCGGGTACCTCCGCCGTCGAACCCCGCGCGGGATGTTGATCGAACTCCTCCGCGACCCGGGAACGTCGGGGTCGACGCTCGCGGACCGACTCGACGTGTCGCGGGCGACGGTGAGCGGCTACGCCCGCGAACTCGACGAGGCCGGACTCCTCTCCAGAGACGACGCGTACGCGGTCGAACGGCCGGAGACGGTGCTCACGCTCGTCGTCAGGTACGCCGACTCGTTCGGCCCCGAGGCCGTTTCGCTGGCCGCAGACGCCGATTCGCTCGTTCGATACGATCCCTGA
- a CDS encoding DUF7123 family protein — MSATATATTAPNLSEKQRRILQYLRSNVDDRTYFKSRLIAEDLGLSAKEVGANMRALLDGDIGLSVEKWGYSSGTTWKVTR, encoded by the coding sequence ATGAGCGCGACCGCCACCGCGACGACCGCACCGAACCTCAGCGAGAAGCAGCGCCGAATCCTGCAGTACCTCCGGTCGAACGTCGACGATCGGACCTACTTCAAATCGCGGCTGATCGCCGAGGACCTCGGCCTCTCGGCGAAGGAGGTCGGCGCGAATATGCGCGCGCTTCTCGACGGCGACATCGGCCTCAGCGTCGAGAAGTGGGGCTACTCCTCGGGGACGACGTGGAAAGTGACGCGATGA
- a CDS encoding flippase-like domain-containing protein: protein MTGPRREAAHETTSEPGDPENGRSPTPDGQPSCASTAVSVVLPAYNEEATIEATVETTLRTLAAFLDPGTFEVIVAEDGCDDRTPEIADRLADMDDRVRHVHSDERLGRGGALERAFEAAHGDVLVYFDTDLATDMRHLEELVERIRSGEADVATGSRWMSENVADRPAKRGIPSRAYNGLVRTFLGSDLRDHQCGFKAFSREAFETLREDVEDEHWFWDTEMLVRAQRRGFEVAEFPVDWTPKGDTKVDLVRDVLGMGSQILRTWWQLSVRPRLSRRVGMVAGAGLAVLALVLMTQYIDFGAVLSEMGDADPVLVAAGVFVYILSWPLRGLRYRDILSELGFRERVGFLTGAVFISQTGNLVFPARAGDLIRAYVVKARRDIPYPSGFASLAAERVFDLLTIAAMAGVVLIGYTVTGQTAQLAETIVGADGAGRVAVVVAVAVSLAALGAVGVIALSARSDRDLVTAFMHRISTDSYADFVAGIIGRFVGDLQTVAGTREGFARVGATSVLIWTLDVVTALFVLAAFSPGLPVVELVAVSFFAVSVGNLAKVLPLSPGGVGLYEGAFTLLVVALTPLGPELALGAAVLDHAVKNIVTVVGGYGSMLGLNVSLTTAVEETRDVREEAKEPAKLD from the coding sequence ATGACTGGTCCCCGACGCGAAGCGGCGCACGAGACGACTTCGGAGCCCGGGGACCCGGAGAACGGCCGATCACCGACGCCGGATGGCCAGCCCTCGTGTGCGTCTACGGCCGTGAGCGTCGTCCTCCCCGCGTACAACGAGGAGGCGACCATCGAGGCGACCGTGGAGACGACGCTCCGGACGCTCGCGGCGTTTCTCGACCCCGGGACGTTCGAGGTGATCGTCGCCGAAGACGGCTGCGACGACCGGACGCCCGAGATCGCCGACCGCTTGGCCGATATGGACGACCGCGTCCGACACGTCCACAGCGACGAGCGTCTCGGGCGCGGCGGCGCGCTCGAACGGGCGTTCGAGGCCGCCCACGGCGACGTGCTCGTCTACTTCGACACGGATCTAGCGACCGATATGCGGCACCTCGAAGAGCTCGTCGAACGGATCCGATCCGGCGAGGCCGACGTCGCAACCGGTTCGCGGTGGATGTCCGAGAACGTCGCAGACAGACCGGCGAAGCGAGGGATTCCGAGCCGCGCGTACAACGGACTCGTGCGCACGTTCCTCGGCTCGGACCTGAGAGACCACCAGTGCGGATTCAAGGCGTTCAGCCGCGAGGCGTTCGAGACGCTGCGGGAGGACGTCGAGGACGAACACTGGTTCTGGGACACCGAGATGCTCGTCCGGGCGCAGCGACGCGGTTTCGAGGTGGCGGAGTTCCCCGTCGATTGGACGCCGAAGGGCGACACGAAAGTCGACCTCGTCCGCGACGTGCTCGGGATGGGGAGTCAGATCCTCCGGACGTGGTGGCAGCTGTCGGTGCGCCCGCGTCTGTCGCGTCGCGTCGGGATGGTCGCCGGAGCCGGATTAGCCGTTCTGGCGCTCGTCCTGATGACGCAGTACATCGATTTCGGCGCGGTGCTCTCGGAGATGGGCGATGCCGACCCGGTGCTCGTCGCCGCGGGCGTCTTCGTGTACATCCTCTCGTGGCCGCTCCGCGGACTCCGCTACCGCGACATCCTCTCGGAACTCGGATTCCGCGAGCGGGTCGGCTTCCTGACCGGCGCGGTGTTTATCAGCCAGACCGGGAATCTCGTCTTCCCGGCGCGGGCCGGCGACCTGATCCGCGCCTACGTGGTCAAAGCGCGGCGCGACATCCCGTATCCCTCCGGGTTCGCGTCGCTCGCCGCCGAACGGGTGTTCGACCTGCTCACCATCGCCGCGATGGCCGGCGTCGTCCTCATCGGCTATACGGTGACCGGGCAGACGGCCCAGCTCGCGGAGACGATCGTCGGTGCCGACGGTGCCGGTCGCGTGGCCGTCGTCGTCGCAGTCGCCGTCAGTCTCGCCGCTCTCGGCGCGGTCGGCGTCATCGCGCTCTCCGCTCGGAGCGACCGGGATCTCGTCACGGCGTTTATGCACCGAATCAGCACGGATTCGTACGCGGACTTCGTCGCCGGGATCATCGGTCGCTTCGTCGGCGACCTCCAGACGGTGGCCGGCACGCGCGAGGGGTTCGCCCGCGTCGGCGCGACGAGCGTCCTCATCTGGACGCTCGACGTCGTGACCGCGCTGTTCGTCCTCGCAGCGTTTTCACCGGGACTGCCGGTCGTCGAACTGGTCGCAGTGAGCTTCTTCGCCGTCAGCGTCGGCAACCTCGCGAAGGTGCTTCCGCTGTCACCCGGCGGCGTCGGTCTCTACGAGGGCGCGTTCACGCTCCTCGTCGTCGCGCTGACGCCGTTGGGACCGGAACTCGCGCTCGGTGCGGCCGTCCTCGATCACGCGGTGAAGAACATCGTCACCGTCGTCGGCGGGTACGGGTCGATGCTCGGACTCAACGTCTCGCTGACGACCGCGGTCGAGGAGACACGAGACGTGCGCGAGGAAGCGAAAGAGCCCGCCAAGCTCGACTAG
- the yjjX gene encoding inosine/xanthosine triphosphatase yields MQIAVGSGNPVKREATARVFAESTVIAESVPSGVAEQPMGHEETKTGARNRADAALGADAYDLGVGIEGGVATFGGSGVADADDLFLVMWAAVTDGKRWGVGAGPSLLLPDSIAARVRTGEELGPVMDDVLGESNVAKKQGAAGAFTSGLMSRTDALDAAVTAAASPFLSELY; encoded by the coding sequence ATGCAGATCGCAGTGGGAAGCGGCAACCCGGTCAAGCGCGAGGCGACCGCGCGCGTCTTCGCCGAGTCGACGGTGATCGCCGAGTCGGTTCCGTCGGGCGTCGCCGAGCAACCGATGGGCCACGAGGAGACGAAAACGGGCGCACGGAACCGAGCGGATGCGGCGCTAGGTGCCGACGCCTACGACCTCGGCGTCGGTATCGAGGGCGGCGTGGCGACGTTCGGCGGGTCGGGGGTCGCCGACGCCGACGACCTGTTCCTCGTGATGTGGGCCGCCGTCACCGACGGAAAGCGCTGGGGCGTCGGCGCGGGTCCGAGCCTTCTCCTCCCGGATTCGATCGCGGCGCGAGTCCGAACGGGCGAGGAGTTGGGACCGGTGATGGACGACGTCCTCGGCGAGTCGAACGTCGCGAAAAAGCAGGGCGCGGCCGGGGCGTTCACCAGCGGGTTGATGAGTCGCACCGACGCGCTCGACGCCGCGGTGACCGCGGCCGCATCGCCGTTTCTCAGCGAGTTGTACTGA
- a CDS encoding helical backbone metal receptor, which translates to MTVEGGRTAASVGERSAAETTVVSLAPSATATLAALGAGERIEGVTAHCALDRPVVGGWLNPDYDRLADLGPDLVCTADGLQAEIRDDLRDRGYDVCHVEPDTLDAVIDSFETLGDAVGLREAGSALAVDARERIDAVRRRVEAAVETDGRERPVVYCEEWGDPPMAAGNWVPDAVAAAGGRYPFCEPGARSREVTRERVERADPDHVVVHHCGRGDRVDSDLLTERGWELDASIHVLDDDLLNQPSPALGDGIETLAALLYGDG; encoded by the coding sequence ATGACTGTGGAGGGCGGGCGAACGGCAGCATCGGTCGGGGAACGCTCGGCGGCCGAGACGACGGTCGTCTCGCTGGCTCCCAGCGCGACGGCGACGTTGGCTGCGCTGGGCGCGGGGGAGCGCATCGAGGGCGTAACCGCCCACTGCGCGCTCGACCGCCCGGTCGTCGGCGGGTGGTTGAACCCCGACTACGACCGGCTGGCGGACCTCGGCCCCGACCTCGTCTGCACGGCGGATGGCCTTCAGGCGGAGATACGCGACGACCTCCGCGATCGCGGCTACGACGTCTGCCACGTCGAGCCCGACACCCTCGACGCTGTCATCGATTCCTTCGAGACGCTCGGCGACGCGGTCGGCCTCCGGGAGGCCGGGTCGGCCCTCGCGGTCGACGCCCGCGAGCGGATTGACGCGGTCCGCCGCCGCGTCGAGGCAGCGGTAGAAACCGACGGCCGCGAGCGTCCCGTCGTCTACTGTGAGGAGTGGGGCGACCCACCGATGGCCGCCGGAAACTGGGTCCCCGACGCGGTCGCCGCCGCGGGCGGGCGGTACCCGTTCTGCGAGCCCGGGGCGCGCTCACGAGAAGTCACCCGCGAGCGCGTCGAGCGAGCGGATCCAGACCACGTCGTCGTCCACCACTGCGGGCGCGGCGACCGTGTCGATTCCGACCTCCTGACCGAGCGCGGCTGGGAGCTGGACGCCTCGATCCACGTCCTCGACGACGACCTCCTGAATCAGCCGAGTCCCGCGCTCGGCGACGGGATCGAGACGCTCGCGGCGCTGTTGTACGGCGACGGATAG
- a CDS encoding transcription initiation factor IIB codes for MSEKSTYTRVNARTRDESQTNDRSGTSAGQRWVRPDQEEEETETESETADEELVCPECSGNVVVDDEHGETICDDCGLVITEDSVDRGPEWRAFDAKEKDQKSRVGAPTTNTMHDKGLSTNIDWRDRDAYGNSLSSNQRQKMQRLRKWNERFRTRDSKERNLKQALGEIDRMASALGLPENVRETASVIYRRALDEDLLPGRSIEGVATSCVYAAARMAGVPRSLDEISEVSRVPKSEVARTYRYIARELSLEVKPADPEQYVPRFASELGLSDEAKLRARQLLKNAKEKGVHSGKSPVGLAAAAVYAAALLTNEKTTQAAVSDVADISEVTIRNRYHELLEAEESIGLA; via the coding sequence ATGAGCGAGAAGAGTACGTATACTCGCGTGAACGCGAGAACGAGAGACGAATCGCAAACGAACGACCGAAGCGGAACCTCGGCCGGTCAGCGGTGGGTTCGACCCGACCAAGAGGAAGAAGAAACCGAGACCGAATCCGAGACCGCCGACGAGGAACTGGTGTGCCCCGAATGCAGCGGTAACGTCGTCGTCGACGACGAGCACGGCGAGACAATCTGTGACGACTGCGGCCTCGTGATCACCGAGGACTCCGTCGACCGCGGGCCGGAGTGGCGCGCGTTCGACGCCAAAGAGAAGGACCAGAAGTCCCGCGTCGGCGCGCCGACGACGAACACGATGCACGACAAGGGGCTGTCGACGAACATCGACTGGCGCGACCGCGACGCCTACGGCAACTCGCTGTCGTCGAACCAGCGCCAGAAGATGCAGCGCCTCCGCAAGTGGAACGAGCGCTTTCGAACGAGAGACTCGAAGGAGCGCAACCTCAAGCAGGCGCTCGGCGAGATCGACCGGATGGCCTCCGCGCTCGGCCTCCCCGAGAACGTCCGCGAGACCGCCTCGGTCATCTACCGCCGCGCGCTCGACGAGGACCTCCTCCCCGGCCGCTCCATCGAGGGCGTCGCCACCTCCTGCGTTTACGCCGCGGCGCGAATGGCCGGCGTCCCGCGCTCGCTCGACGAGATCTCGGAGGTCTCGCGCGTCCCCAAGAGCGAGGTCGCGCGCACCTACCGCTACATCGCCCGCGAACTGTCGCTGGAAGTCAAGCCCGCCGACCCCGAGCAGTACGTCCCGCGCTTCGCCTCCGAACTCGGCCTCTCCGACGAGGCGAAGCTCCGCGCGCGCCAGCTCCTGAAGAACGCCAAGGAGAAGGGCGTCCACTCCGGGAAGTCGCCGGTCGGCCTCGCCGCCGCTGCGGTGTACGCCGCGGCGCTTCTCACCAACGAGAAGACGACGCAGGCGGCCGTCAGCGACGTCGCGGACATCTCCGAGGTCACGATCCGAAACCGGTATCACGAACTGCTCGAAGCCGAAGAGAGCATCGGCCTCGCGTAA
- a CDS encoding DUF7575 domain-containing protein encodes MTGTRRRAMITALVAVLGASLGVAGAGHLYLRRWRRAAAWFSFVIGAAIVLLWAFVDASTMATADLAALASLDPGSLPPTVTAPIFGLLMVSTFDAYRLAVRGPQVSDGPQCPSCGGELDPEIDFCPWCTIELEWEYPETEQ; translated from the coding sequence ATGACCGGAACGCGCCGTCGTGCGATGATCACGGCGCTCGTCGCCGTCCTCGGAGCGAGCCTCGGCGTCGCCGGTGCCGGACACCTCTACCTGCGTCGCTGGCGTCGCGCCGCGGCGTGGTTCTCGTTCGTCATCGGCGCGGCGATTGTGCTCCTCTGGGCGTTCGTCGACGCCTCGACGATGGCGACCGCGGACCTCGCGGCGCTGGCGTCGCTCGATCCGGGTTCGTTGCCGCCGACCGTCACCGCGCCGATCTTCGGACTGCTGATGGTCAGCACGTTCGACGCTTACCGACTCGCCGTGCGGGGACCGCAGGTGTCCGACGGGCCGCAGTGCCCGAGCTGCGGGGGCGAGCTCGATCCCGAAATCGACTTCTGTCCGTGGTGTACGATCGAGTTGGAGTGGGAGTATCCGGAAACGGAGCAATAG
- a CDS encoding 3-dehydroquinate synthase II, translating to MTRSVWLKADDAVGDWETRKRRITTGLEAGVDWVLVDEADVDRVRSLGDVSVAAFRRNADSSLIDDVEADESDEERTAADAYIVGKDGEGDGTVDLPGDFSGSADLTTLRRDDERAQGAYVRILSKEYESFAEEAATEADYTIVVGEDWTIIPLENLIARIGEETDLIAGVTSAEEAKTAFETLEIGSDGVLLDSDDPDEIRRTVEIRDEAERETLDLEWATVTAVERTGMADRVCVDTGNLLEHDEGMLVGSMGRGLFFVHAETAESPYVASRPFRVNAGAVHAYVRTPDGGTKYLSELKSGDEVQIVDADGKTREAVVGRVKIEKRPMFRVEAEIGDDRIETLLQNAETIKVPTRDGRKSVTDLEAGDEVRVYYEQTARHFGEAVEESIIEK from the coding sequence ATGACACGAAGCGTCTGGCTCAAAGCCGACGATGCGGTCGGCGACTGGGAGACACGGAAGCGACGGATCACGACCGGCCTCGAAGCGGGCGTCGACTGGGTGCTCGTCGACGAGGCCGACGTCGACCGCGTGCGATCGCTCGGCGACGTCTCGGTGGCCGCGTTCCGCAGGAACGCCGACAGCAGCCTCATCGACGACGTCGAGGCCGACGAGAGCGACGAGGAGCGAACGGCGGCCGACGCCTACATCGTCGGCAAGGACGGCGAGGGCGACGGCACCGTCGACCTGCCGGGTGACTTCTCTGGCTCGGCGGACCTGACGACGCTCCGCCGCGATGACGAGCGCGCGCAGGGCGCGTACGTCCGGATCCTCTCGAAAGAGTACGAGTCCTTCGCGGAGGAGGCCGCCACAGAGGCCGACTACACCATCGTCGTCGGCGAGGACTGGACGATCATCCCCCTCGAGAACCTCATCGCGCGCATCGGCGAGGAGACCGACCTCATCGCGGGCGTCACCAGCGCCGAAGAGGCAAAGACCGCCTTCGAGACGCTCGAAATCGGGTCCGACGGCGTTCTACTGGACTCCGACGATCCCGACGAGATCCGGCGGACAGTTGAGATCCGCGACGAGGCCGAGCGAGAGACCCTCGACCTCGAGTGGGCGACGGTCACGGCGGTCGAACGCACCGGGATGGCCGACCGCGTCTGCGTCGACACGGGGAACCTGCTGGAACACGACGAGGGAATGCTCGTCGGCAGTATGGGCCGCGGGCTGTTCTTCGTCCACGCCGAGACCGCGGAGTCGCCGTACGTCGCTTCCCGGCCGTTCCGCGTCAACGCCGGGGCGGTCCACGCCTACGTCCGAACGCCAGACGGCGGCACGAAGTACCTGTCAGAGCTCAAAAGCGGCGACGAGGTCCAGATCGTCGACGCCGACGGGAAGACCCGCGAGGCCGTCGTCGGCCGCGTGAAGATCGAGAAGCGACCGATGTTCCGCGTGGAGGCCGAGATCGGCGACGACCGCATCGAGACCCTGCTGCAGAACGCCGAGACGATCAAAGTCCCGACTCGCGACGGACGGAAGTCGGTCACCGACCTCGAAGCGGGCGATGAGGTGCGAGTATACTACGAGCAGACCGCGCGGCACTTCGGCGAGGCCGTCGAAGAGAGTATCATCGAGAAGTAG